A genomic region of Devosia ginsengisoli contains the following coding sequences:
- the ubiB gene encoding 2-polyprenylphenol 6-hydroxylase, translated as MLSAYLRLFRAGYVLAREGALSIPGELPPALAPLRFGIWLGRLVERPSVRKTGHVERLNKALNRLGPTYVKFGQTLATRPDVVGAQIANDLSGLQDKMEPFDPALVPGILATALGDKAAELTELSPPVAAASIAQVHKARLKPAKGLPKTVAVKVLRPGVEARFMSDIESFYAAARLAEGLVRSTRRLRPTEVVETLDRSARLELDLRLEAAAISEMAENIKDDTGFVIPTVSWDHVAQNVLTTSWVEGIPIREHDALDAAGVDRKALAAKLLQSFLKHAIRDGFFHADMHPGNLFADPRTGDVIAVDFGIMGRINRKERRFLADILYGFITRNYRLVAERHFDIGYVPGDQSVDDFALAIRSIGEPLHGRTAADISMAKVLGQLFAITDLFSMQTRPELVLLQKSMVLVEGVARALDPDLDIWTVAEPVVGDWLRKEAGPLGRLQDLKDHFDTIAEAAGRLPVIAAQAELALADYHAGKMAPRRDRLMRWALLGLIGVTSLTMLVLLYRLLTMASW; from the coding sequence ATCCTTTCCGCCTATCTCCGCCTTTTTCGGGCCGGCTATGTGCTTGCGCGCGAAGGGGCCCTCTCCATTCCCGGCGAGCTGCCGCCGGCGCTGGCGCCTTTGCGGTTCGGCATCTGGCTGGGGCGGCTGGTGGAACGGCCGAGCGTGCGCAAGACCGGCCATGTCGAACGCCTCAACAAGGCGCTGAACCGGCTTGGCCCCACCTATGTGAAATTCGGCCAGACGCTGGCGACCCGCCCCGATGTGGTCGGCGCGCAGATCGCCAATGACCTTTCGGGCCTGCAGGACAAGATGGAGCCGTTCGACCCGGCTCTGGTGCCCGGCATTCTCGCCACGGCGCTCGGGGACAAGGCGGCCGAGCTGACCGAACTGTCGCCCCCCGTCGCCGCCGCGTCCATCGCCCAGGTGCACAAGGCGCGGCTCAAGCCGGCCAAGGGGCTGCCGAAAACCGTGGCCGTCAAGGTTCTCCGCCCCGGCGTCGAAGCCCGCTTCATGTCCGACATCGAGAGCTTCTATGCCGCCGCGCGCCTGGCCGAGGGGCTGGTGCGTTCGACGCGCCGCCTGCGCCCCACCGAGGTGGTCGAAACCCTCGACCGCTCGGCCCGGCTCGAACTCGACCTGCGGCTGGAAGCCGCTGCCATTTCGGAAATGGCCGAGAATATCAAGGACGATACCGGCTTTGTCATTCCCACCGTATCATGGGACCATGTGGCGCAGAATGTGCTGACCACAAGCTGGGTCGAGGGCATCCCGATCCGCGAGCATGACGCACTCGATGCCGCCGGCGTCGACCGCAAGGCGCTGGCGGCCAAGCTGCTGCAGAGCTTTCTCAAGCACGCCATCCGCGACGGCTTCTTCCATGCCGACATGCATCCGGGCAATCTGTTCGCCGATCCCAGGACCGGCGACGTCATCGCCGTCGATTTCGGCATTATGGGCCGTATCAATCGCAAGGAACGGCGCTTCCTCGCCGATATCCTCTATGGCTTCATCACCCGCAATTATCGCCTGGTGGCCGAGCGGCATTTCGATATCGGCTATGTTCCTGGGGATCAGTCGGTCGACGACTTTGCGCTAGCTATCCGCTCCATCGGCGAGCCGCTGCATGGCCGCACGGCGGCGGACATTTCCATGGCCAAAGTGCTGGGCCAGCTGTTTGCCATTACCGACCTGTTCTCCATGCAGACCCGCCCCGAACTAGTGCTGCTGCAGAAGAGCATGGTGCTGGTGGAAGGCGTCGCCCGTGCGCTCGATCCCGACCTCGATATCTGGACCGTGGCCGAGCCGGTGGTCGGCGACTGGCTGCGCAAGGAAGCCGGACCCCTGGGGCGGCTGCAGGACCTCAAGGATCATTTCGACACCATTGCCGAAGCGGCAGGGCGCCTGCCGGTCATCGCCGCCCAGGCCGAATTGGCTTTGGCCGATTACCATGCCGGCAAGATGGCGCCCCGCCGAGATCGCCTGATGCGTTGGGCGCTGCTGGGCCTGATCGGGGTTACCAGCCTTACCATGCTGGTCCTGCTCTATCGTTTGCTGACCATGGCTTCGTGGTAG
- the ubiE gene encoding bifunctional demethylmenaquinone methyltransferase/2-methoxy-6-polyprenyl-1,4-benzoquinol methylase UbiE, with protein sequence MTDAQETTHFGEQTVAMADKQGLVDKVFHDVADRYDLMNDLMSGGVHRLWKGAMVNELAPPKTGSRPYRVLDMAGGTGDIAERIVNASVGYAEVVVSDINADMLRVGAERAKSWRYPAQASFVEANAEELPFDDNSFDAYTIAFGIRNVPRVQKALNEAHRVLKRGGRILVLEFSQVDVPGFDAIYRLYSDRVIPPMGKVVTGDAQPYQYFVESIRKFPNPQAFSGMLTSAGFKRVKHTSLTGNIATLFSGWKI encoded by the coding sequence ATGACCGACGCGCAGGAGACCACCCATTTCGGCGAGCAGACCGTGGCCATGGCCGACAAGCAGGGCCTGGTCGACAAGGTCTTCCACGACGTCGCCGACCGCTATGACCTGATGAACGACCTGATGAGCGGGGGCGTGCACCGGTTATGGAAGGGCGCCATGGTCAACGAGCTGGCCCCGCCCAAGACCGGGTCGCGCCCCTATAGGGTGCTCGACATGGCAGGCGGCACCGGCGACATTGCCGAGCGCATCGTCAATGCCTCGGTGGGCTATGCCGAAGTCGTCGTCTCCGACATCAATGCCGATATGCTGCGGGTGGGCGCCGAGCGGGCGAAGAGCTGGCGCTATCCTGCGCAGGCCAGTTTCGTCGAGGCCAATGCCGAGGAACTGCCTTTCGACGACAACAGCTTCGACGCCTATACGATCGCCTTCGGCATCCGCAATGTGCCGCGCGTGCAGAAGGCGCTGAACGAGGCGCATCGCGTGCTCAAGCGGGGCGGGCGCATCCTGGTGCTCGAATTCTCCCAGGTCGACGTGCCGGGCTTCGACGCCATCTACCGGCTCTATTCGGACCGTGTCATCCCGCCCATGGGCAAGGTGGTGACCGGGGATGCCCAGCCCTACCAGTATTTCGTGGAATCCATCCGCAAATTCCCCAATCCGCAGGCCTTTTCCGGGATGCTGACCAGCGCCGGCTTCAAGCGGGTGAAGCACACTTCCCTCACCGGCAACATCGCCACGCTGTTCTCGGGGTGGAAGATTTGA